The window CATCTCTCtcactcgctcgctcgcctctCACTCGCCTCAATCACTCTCATCATTCACTCACCTCTGTCACTCTCACGCTCCATCTTTCTCTCTCACGCTTCCTCCTGACGCACAGGCATAGCCGCGACACCAGCGTTCCTCGACGGAGCATCCGTCTCTTGCAGCCCGCAGCTCGGCGCTCCGTCCGGTTGAACGGAGCACCGCTGACACTTCAAGGTACGTACTCGTGCCCTGAGCGTGGCTACGTTTGTTTGCCTGCCTGGCTGCCATGAAACCTACCAAGGACGAGCATCGCAACGCAACTCTCTGGTGCCTAttccgtactcgtaccaatCTTGGTACATGCTCGCATGCCGGCCGGTAGTACATGTTGCTAATCAGGCACGGCGCCAGACGATCCTGGGCACCGCTGCACCATTGATTCGCCAGCCGAGCGCTTCCCGCCATCCGCATTTCACTTGGGCCATGAGCTAAAGTCCCCGACTCTCACTCGCGTGTCCTGCGTCACCCTCATGTGACGGAGTGCCAAGTACCGGAAGAAAGGAGACCGTCAATCGCTGTTCGGTTGCGTctacgagtacggagaattCCGCGTACGTTGCCCTCAATTTCATCGCTGGAAATCCCAACGACGCTGGACAAGGCCTTTCCGTCCCTTCCCCCGGATAAATGTCGCCTGCTCTCGCTCCGTAACGCTTGAATCACGCACCACATTGCTGTCGCGGCCGTCCGAGACCCCGAGCTCAGCATGTAAGTCGCTTTCCCTCTCGTTCCGCCGAGCCTCCGGCTTCGTGTCGACCTTGGGGCTTACGACTTTCCCCTCTCCCTCTACCCCGTCGCAGGAAATTCGGCAAACAAATTCAGAAGCGTCAGCTCGAGGTTCCTGAATATGCAGCCAGTTTTGTCAACTACAAGGCGCTGAAAAAGGTCCGTTGCCACCCCGTCTCGCGTCGAATGGGGCATCTGTCCGCCAGCGCACGCCATCATGGCTCCCTCTCGGGCGACGGTCGGTTGTGCCACCGATGCCGAGCCCAACCTTGCTTGTACCACTAACACGCTCTTCTCCTGCAGCTCATCAAGAGActctcggcgacgccgacccTGGCTGCCCAAAATGATGTCCAGCAACGTTCCATCACCCCTGCAGACTCCCAAGCGGCACTGCAGGCGAGCAAGGCCACCTTCTTCTTCCAACTCGTACgtccgccctcctcgcccctCACGTCGTTCATGCCCTTCATCCGACGAGTCGACAAAGCTGAGGCCATGCGCAGGAACGTGAACTCGACAAAGTGAATGCCTTTTATCTTCAAAAGGAAGCCGAGGTCTGATGGCCCCTCGCCCGGAAGATTCTCCCGCGTTCTCGCCCAGCTCACGCCCATCTAGCTCAAAATTCGCCTAAAGACTCTTCTCGACAAGAAAAAGGTGCTGCAGACGCGCCAGGACATCTCGAGGCGCTCCTCCAAGTTCACCACGCTGGAGGAAGGCTTCCAGCAGTTCGCCACCGATCTCTGCAAGCTCCAGCAGTTTGTCGAGATCAACGGCACCGCCTTCTCCAAAATCTTGAAAAAGTGGGATAAAACGTCAAAGTCCAAGACCAAGGAGCTCTACCTCtcgagggccgtcgaggtccagCCGTTCTTCAACGCCACCGTCATTAGCGAGCTCTCGGATCAGGCCACCACGAGCTTGCAGGAACTCGGCGCCTGGTCGGATGGAATCCAGGTCAACTTCCAGTCGGGTCACGTCGTGACGAGCCAACATTTCATGGGaaccgacgagggcgatgcggATACCCTGCTGCTCGACACCGTCATTGCCGGAAACGCCGAGTCTCTGCGGGACCTGCTCGCCAAGATGCAGTCGGCGAGCGACCTGAGCGATGGCGACAATTCTCTCACGGACCGCATCACCCGAACCTTTCTGACCGCCATTCACGATGCTCCTCAGGCGTCGTTGCAAGTCCTTCTCGACACGGGCCTCGTCGATCTTCATTCCTACGACGACATCAACGAGCGCAACTGCTTGCACCAGGCGACCATATACGGCAAGCACTACGTCTTGGATTGGGCGCTCGGCGCCggtgtcgccgtcgaccgcaCCGACGTCTACGGAAGAGTTCCCCTGCACTATGCCAGCTTGCATGGCCGGCTGAGGATGCTCGAGGTGCTGCTGGATGGTATGTAGCCGAGAGGCTTGCCGTCGCGCCCCCGTGTGTGTTCCGTTGGTGGCTGACCCTGGCAGCATGTCCCGACACCATCAACCTCATCGACCACGACAACTTCACTCCTCTCATACACTCCATCATTCATGGCCACCTCGACTGCATAGAGCATCTTCTCGCCAGGTCGGCACGCATCGACCCGGCCTCGGATTCGGATCATGTCCCGCTCAATCTTGCCTGCGAACACGGCtccgagcccgtcgtcgagcttctgCTGAGGCACGGTGCCAAGATCGTGGCGGATGCCGAAGGCCTCTACCCGCAGCACTTGGTGGCCCGATCCGGGAAGACGTcgcagctgctgctgctgctgaagcAGTACGGGGCCGATCTCGATCAGATCGACAAGCTCTACGGCTGGACTCCTCTCGTCCACGCCGCCAGCGAAGGCAATGTCGACTGTCTTCAGGCCTTGCtcaaggtcggcgtcgatgccaaCATTGTGGACGAGAAAAATCTGCCGGCCATGTACTACGCCGCATGGGAAGGCCATCTCGAATGCATGAAGCTCCTCACGCCCTTCAACCCGAAGAGCAGGATGAGCCCGCTCGTGGCACAGACGCTTGCGCCCTTGGACGCCAGCACGGCCCCGGGCCCCATGTCCCTtgacgccgatgccatccCCATTCTCGAGCTACCACCTCCCATCATCCCCCTTCGCCGATATGGTCACAACTTCCTTGATACCAAGACTGTGGTGCAAATCAACTTTGAGGACACCAAGGAGCAGCCGCTGATATTCTTTCAAGATGGAAAGTATCCCGCCGCTCGCCTCACCATTTCCTCCAAGGTCTCTGATCTCATCCCCAAAAATATCATCCTACCCTTCCAGGAGGACACGCGCATCGTTTCCTTCCAAGTCGACAACCTCGACACCTTCTCCCTCGATCTAGACGTCTTTCCCACCTATGGCGCCAAGGTCATCGCGAAGACGGTCGTGCTGCCCAGCGTCTTCAAGGCGCAAGAGGGCAGCTCCAGCTGCAGCCTCCCCCTGTTCGACCCCCGGCTGCGCGCCATTGGTCAGATCAGCTTCCGCACGCAGGTCATCAAACCTTTCAAGGGTCAACCGCTGGAGATTACCGACTTTGAAACGTACTGGAAAGCGACGAGCCAGTTCAATCAGCCCACAAGCGCCGTCGTCACAGGGTCGAGTCTCTCCGGCGACTACGTGAGGCTTTCTGTCCAAAATACGAGCGACGGCGTTCCCATCGTGTGGCCCCAGTGGACGATAGGCTGTTGTGGGCTCGAGGTTCCCGTTTGCCGGATGTCGCTCGAGCAGTTTTCGGCCGTCACGGCCCGAAGCACGAGCCGCGCCCAGCTGTCGTCTCTGTCGTCGAAGACGGCCGAGAACATTGCCGAAGTCTACCACGTGCTGGGAACGGCCGGCGTCACGCTCAGGGAAGCCCTCTCTGTCCTCCCGCCCGGCGTGAATGTTAACCTTCAGGTCATGTACCCGTcgccggaggaggaggccgctTTGGCGCTCGGCCCGACACCCGACGTCAACGtcttcgccgacgccatTCTGTCGGTCGCCTTTGACCATGCACGTGCCCAGAGGACTCAATTCCAGTCTCCTGAAGTTGCCCGCTCCATGGTCTTCAGCAGCTACAATCCTCAGCTGTGCACCGCCCTGAACTGGAAGCAGCCCAATTTCCCCGTCTTCCTCTGCAACGAGCTAGGCAGAGAAGAGGGGCTCTCCGGTGCCGGTAAGCTGCAAACCGGCGGAAGGAAGGGCACGTCGATCAAGGAGGTGGTGCGAATCGCGCAGAGCAACAATTTCATGGGGCTGATATGTTATTCTCGCCTATTGGTAAGAGTTCGCTCTGCGAAGACGTATCAACCTGGACACGATGCTGACGGCTCGCAGGAGATGGTGCCCGCGCTGGTAGACGCGATCAAGTCGCACGGGCTGGCGCTCGTCATGGACAAGTCGACGGATTCTCCCGACTCCAACCCCTTGTCAAACCCATTCCCGCGACCACCAAAGGGCGTGGATGGCGTCTTGAAGAAGCACGGCATACTTCGCTTTAACGACTCGATAGACATGTAGACTACGGGAACAGCGCCGCTGGTGAAATTATTTTTGGCTTTGAGGGTTTGTGATGGCTCCCGGCAAAGCTGCTGTCAGTTTCGGTTACTCAACTCAATAGCGGCTGCTTACCGTCTCCTGCATCACGAACTGCCACCCAAATCTGTGCAGGAAGGCAGCTGATGATGACCACCTGGATCGGGGTGCGGGGTTTTGTTATCAGTCTTTTTCACATGTTTGTAGGAGAAAAAGTCCTTGATTGAGTTTGACGAATACGCAATGATCTACTAAAAGGCGCACCGCTGTTGGGCATATATATTCATCGACATGTTGCAACAGGGAGGGAGCACGATGACAACCCAGTACTCCAAGATGATACCGTTGACTTGTCAAAAGAACTTGTCGACGCCACTCGTGGCTACCGGGCCCACGTTCGTCTGCTAGAGATGACGGGCGTCTCGCGATATTGGACAGGTATAACTTGGCAGCGTGCCCGCGGGGATGGTGTACAAGACGCCCGCACTGGAGGCAGAGAGGTAGTTCGAACGTGTCATCGTTACCAGTCAACTCTTGGTCCCGGCTTCTGCAGTGGTCGGATACGGGCATGTACTTTCAAGCAGCACTCGAACGCTACCACGGAGCAAACATTTGAAATCCCATCCCTCCGCCAACTCCATCCATGGTCTTACCTAGCCAGCTCAGCTCTTGGCTGCGGACGAGGACTCGCCCTTTGCCGGCGATACGATTGTGTCGGACAtggcctccgccgccgccttcttcagCTTGTCTTCGTCGACATCTGGCTTGGAATCTTTGGCCTTTTCcgtttccttttccttttccttggAGTCTTTCGTCTCCTTCTCATCGTCGCTGTCGCCGAGACTGAACGGATCGTGATCGATGATGGGGGTGGGCGGCACCGCCGACAGAGGCTGCCATTTGCTGGGCTTAACGGAGGGCGGCGGGCTCTTCGGTGCCATCTTGGGAGATGTTTCGTACATGTTGATCTCCTCGGTCTCCTCCTTGAAGCCCACGCGGCGTCCATCGGCGGGTCTGGGAGACGAAGATGGCGGTGGGGGTCGGTGCAGGCTAGGGTTTACCGGGCGCTTGACGGGGGCTGTGGGTTCTGTGTCAGCGAATGTTTCGAGGGCTCGTTGTCGCGCCGGACTCACTCCCGTCGGCCGAGAATTTCATTCCGGCAAAATCGTCGGTCAGGACCTGCGGGTCAGCGTCATATCTTTCGTAGTCACCGCTCCTGCGACTCGGTTCTGGCTGTCTACGGAACGGCTGACCCTGTCCCTGCACGGgctcctcgctctcgtcaAAGTTCTCCTCGAACTTCTTTCTCAGGTTGGTTATCCACCCGTTGACCTTTGACTGGGTTTCTACGAAGCCTTTGCGCAGGTTCTCGCGGATGACGgggaggtcgtcgtcgaggaagctgtGCTCGCGTTCGTCGTCATCCGACCGTCTTCGGGGCTGGCTGGCATAGCGGGACCGGCTTGATGTTCGAGCCTCGTACGCTCCGACGTTGTCGTAgtgctcggcgagctgccgGGCATATAGCTCATCCGCCTCGACTTGCGTCATGGGCGTGTGTCCCTGTGGTCTCCGCGGTTGTGGAGGGGGGGTGTCCTCTGGTTCGTCCTTGGCCGCGTCGGGATCCGTCATCTCTGCAAGGAGTCAGTCTAGTTCGGCCGAGTTCCGTCGCCTTCGTTTCATACCTAGCAGTGCATTGAAAGCGGGCTCTACTTTTCCGCCGCTAGCTCTGATAACGGCCTTGATGATGGCAACATCCACGGTGGGGAAGGCTTCTTTCAGCATCATCGAACTCTTTTCCGTCTCTGATgatcgtcgaggaggatTGGGCAAGGCACTCTCGGTCGATGTCGTTGGCAGATTCGATGTCATTGGCTGAGTCGATGTCGTTGGTTGATTCGATGTCGTGGACTGAGTCGTTGTCGTGGGCTGAGTCGATGTCGTGGGCTGAGTCGATGTCGTTGGCTGAGTTGACGTCGCTGGCTGaatcgacgccgacgccgcggcAGCAACGGTCCCTTGGGCCGCCCCGGCCGCAGCCgtgccatcggcgccgaTCACGCCGGTCTCTTGaacgtcatcatcatccagCTCGAGGGGCCTGGCAGTGGTTGGAGACTCGGCACCCAGCTCGGTCGAGAGCTTGTTCTATGCAGCGTTGGCCAAGGTCAAGTGGGTGACGTCGGAGCAGCCAGGGCATCTCGCGTCAAGGAAGATGGGAAAGCAAACATACCGTTTCCGTTGCAGTTGACATTTTTTTCAAAGAGCTGCTGGGATTTAATAAGGGTATGCTGTGTTCATCGAAGCTCATAGGAAATGGAGAGGAAGTGGGAGGGTTGAATGAAGCAGATGGTGACGATGTACGATTACGTATACGTAGCGCTGGTTTCCTCGACGGACAGGCCATGACTGTCAATCGATACTAGGGAGGGGTTAGTCCTCGAACGCGCCAATGACGACGAACGCTGCTGCCCAGGGATGGCATGAAGTGCTGGCGAAGCCACAGCAGTATGACGTTCGCCACATCCCCAGCCACGGAGCCGTGACCCCACAGGAGTGGTGGATGCGTGGGGTCTAGGGTAGCTCACTTTCACTGGATTTTGTCGTTCACATTCATGTGATGATCTGCTGTTCAGACTTGACAAGTCATGACCGAGTCTTGACCGGACGCAAGGTGATGCGACAGAACGGGACGTAGCATTTTCGAAATATCTTCCAGGTGAATGGTTGAATGGTGTCCGCCTACTGGCGTGTCCCTGCGGCCGCGGAGCAGACTCCAGCTCGTTTGTCAACATGGCTGATTTCAACATCGACTCAGCTTTCATCCCAGCTCTGCACAAACCTGCAGCGCTGCTGCCGATAGCGAAGCACCGCGAAAGCCTGCTGTATGTCGTCGAGACATACCCCGTCACCATAGTCATCGGCCAGACGGGCTCGGGCAAAACAACACAGATACCCCAGTTTCTCGAACGCGCTGGCTGGTGCTCGGATGGCAAGATCATCGGCGTCACGCAGGTATCTCGCCCCCGATCGTGCCCCGTTGCGGGAGCAGCACGGACTAACCACCATGGCCGAACAGCCTAGACGCGTCGCGGCAACGACGGTGGCGTTGCGCGTTGCCGAGGAGGTTGGATGCGAAGTCGGCAAAGAGGTCGGCTATTCGATCCGGTTCGAAGATGtcacctcggcggcgacgcgtgTCAAGTTCATGACGGACGGCCTACTCATCAGGGAAGCTCTCGTCGACCCCCTGCTGAGTCGGTACTCGGTCATCATGGTCGACGAAGCGCACGAGCGGTCCACCAGCACGGAcatcctgctcggcctcctcAAGAAGATCCGCAGAAAGCGTCCCGATCTGCGGCTCATCATCAGCAGCGCCACGCTGCAGGCGGAGGAGTTTCTCTCCTTCTTCACGCAGCCGACGGAAGAGACGGCCCCCCCGGGGGCGGGTGGAGAGGAGAAGCACGAGACGGCGAAGATTGTCAGCCTCGAGGGCAGGACGTACCCCATCGACATCCTGCACCTCGAGTCGCCGGCAGAGCACTACGTCGAGAAGGCGGTGGAGACGGTGTTTGACATCCACAGCCAGGAGGGGGACGGGGACATTCTCGTCTTCTTGACCGGCAGGGAAGAGATCGACCATGCCGTGCAGGAGATTGCCGAGAGGGCGGCGCAGGCCGGCAGCAGGTACGGTGCCATACAACCGCTGCCGCTGTACGCCGGGCTGTCGACGGAGCAGCAAATGTACGTCTTCGACAAGGCGCCCAAGGGAACACGGAAAGTGATATGCTCGACGAACATCGCCGAGGCATCCGTcaccatcgacggcatcgtctaCGTCGTCGACTGCGGCTTCGTCAAGCTACGCGCGTACaacccgacgacggggatAGAGACGCTCACGGCCGCACCGGTTTCcaaggcgtcggcgtcgcagcGGGCAGGCCGAGCGGGACGAACGAGGCCCGGAAAGTGCTTCCGGCTCTACACGCAGCAAGCGTTCGAGGCGCTGCCCGAAGCCAACCCGCCCGAGCTTCAGAGGAGCAACCTGGGGCCGGTGGTGCTGCAGCTCAAGGCGCTGGGGATCGACAACGTCGTCCGGTTTGACTTCCTatccccgccgccggccgagctcaTGTCGAAGGCGCTCGAGCTTCTCTACTcgctcggcgccctcgacgactaTGCCAAGCTCACGCGCCCGTTGGGGTTTCGCATGGCGGAGCTGGCGGTCGAGCCGATGATGGCCAAGACGCTGCTGTCGGCGCCATCGTTTGACTGCCTCGGCGAGATGCTCACCATCGCAGCCATGacgagcctcggcggcagcgtctggttccaccacgacggcgagcagaaGCAGATGGAGAGCTCGCGCCGCAAGttcgcggccgaggagggagaTCACCTGACGCTGCTCAACGCGTACACGGCCTTTGTCACGACGGGCAGGAAAGAGGCTCGCTTCTGCCGGGAGAACAACCTCAACTTCAAGTCGATGACGCGCGCCGTCAGCATCCGCTCGCAGCTCAAGCGCTACCTCGAGCGGTTCAACATATTCGTCGACGAGTCGCCCGCGTCACGGCAGCCGGCGGCTGAGGCAGACCAGGGTCGGAAGGCGGAGCGGATCCGGCGGTGCCTCACGTCGGGATACTTTGCGCACGCGGCGAGGATGCAGGCGGACGGGACGTACCGGAACGTCGAGGGCGGGACGGTGCT of the Drechmeria coniospora strain ARSEF 6962 chromosome 01, whole genome shotgun sequence genome contains:
- a CDS encoding Ankyrin repeat protein nuc-2 — its product is MAPSRATLIKRLSATPTLAAQNDVQQRSITPADSQAALQASKATFFFQLERELDKVNAFYLQKEAELKIRLKTLLDKKKVLQTRQDISRRSSKFTTLEEGFQQFATDLCKLQQFVEINGTAFSKILKKWDKTSKSKTKELYLSRAVEVQPFFNATVISELSDQATTSLQELGAWSDGIQVNFQSGHVVTSQHFMGTDEGDADTLLLDTVIAGNAESLRDLLAKMQSASDLSDGDNSLTDRITRTFLTAIHDAPQASLQVLLDTGLVDLHSYDDINERNCLHQATIYGKHYVLDWALGAGVAVDRTDVYGRVPLHYASLHGRLRMLEVLLDACPDTINLIDHDNFTPLIHSIIHGHLDCIEHLLARSARIDPASDSDHVPLNLACEHGSEPVVELLLRHGAKIVADAEGLYPQHLVARSGKTSQLLLLLKQYGADLDQIDKLYGWTPLVHAASEGNVDCLQALLKVGVDANIVDEKNLPAMYYAAWEGHLECMKLLTPFNPKSRMSPLVAQTLAPLDASTAPGPMSLDADAIPILELPPPIIPLRRYGHNFLDTKTVVQINFEDTKEQPLIFFQDGKYPAARLTISSKVSDLIPKNIILPFQEDTRIVSFQVDNLDTFSLDLDVFPTYGAKVIAKTVVLPSVFKAQEGSSSCSLPLFDPRLRAIGQISFRTQVIKPFKGQPLEITDFETYWKATSQFNQPTSAVVTGSSLSGDYVRLSVQNTSDGVPIVWPQWTIGCCGLEVPVCRMSLEQFSAVTARSTSRAQLSSLSSKTAENIAEVYHVLGTAGVTLREALSVLPPGVNVNLQVMYPSPEEEAALALGPTPDVNVFADAILSVAFDHARAQRTQFQSPEVARSMVFSSYNPQLCTALNWKQPNFPVFLCNELGREEGLSGAGKLQTGGRKGTSIKEVVRIAQSNNFMGLICYSRLLEMVPALVDAIKSHGLALVMDKSTDSPDSNPLSNPFPRPPKGVDGVLKKHGILRFNDSIDM
- a CDS encoding CUE domain protein: MSTATETNKLSTELGAESPTTARPLELDDDDVQETGVIGADGTAAAGAAQGTVAAAASASIQPATSTQPTTSTQPTTSTQPTTTTQSTTSNQPTTSTQPMTSNLPTTSTESALPNPPRRSSETEKSSMMLKEAFPTVDVAIIKAVIRASGGKVEPAFNALLEMTDPDAAKDEPEDTPPPQPRRPQGHTPMTQVEADELYARQLAEHYDNVGAYEARTSSRSRYASQPRRRSDDDEREHSFLDDDLPVIRENLRKGFVETQSKVNGWITNLRKKFEENFDESEEPVQGQGQPFRRQPEPSRRSGDYERYDADPQVLTDDFAGMKFSADGTPVKRPVNPSLHRPPPPSSSPRPADGRRVGFKEETEEINMYETSPKMAPKSPPPSVKPSKWQPLSAVPPTPIIDHDPFSLGDSDDEKETKDSKEKEKETEKAKDSKPDVDEDKLKKAAAEAMSDTIVSPAKGESSSAAKS
- a CDS encoding ATP dependent RNA helicase gives rise to the protein MADFNIDSAFIPALHKPAALLPIAKHRESLLYVVETYPVTIVIGQTGSGKTTQIPQFLERAGWCSDGKIIGVTQPRRVAATTVALRVAEEVGCEVGKEVGYSIRFEDVTSAATRVKFMTDGLLIREALVDPLLSRYSVIMVDEAHERSTSTDILLGLLKKIRRKRPDLRLIISSATLQAEEFLSFFTQPTEETAPPGAGGEEKHETAKIVSLEGRTYPIDILHLESPAEHYVEKAVETVFDIHSQEGDGDILVFLTGREEIDHAVQEIAERAAQAGSRYGAIQPLPLYAGLSTEQQMYVFDKAPKGTRKVICSTNIAEASVTIDGIVYVVDCGFVKLRAYNPTTGIETLTAAPVSKASASQRAGRAGRTRPGKCFRLYTQQAFEALPEANPPELQRSNLGPVVLQLKALGIDNVVRFDFLSPPPAELMSKALELLYSLGALDDYAKLTRPLGFRMAELAVEPMMAKTLLSAPSFDCLGEMLTIAAMTSLGGSVWFHHDGEQKQMESSRRKFAAEEGDHLTLLNAYTAFVTTGRKEARFCRENNLNFKSMTRAVSIRSQLKRYLERFNIFVDESPASRQPAAEADQGRKAERIRRCLTSGYFAHAARMQADGTYRNVEGGTVLQAHPSSLMFNRKADWVIFHEVMETGEKTFIRDVTKIEKGWLLELAPGFYKVTDSRTS